The Fibrobacterota bacterium genome contains the following window.
GCACACGCCCGCCGCCACCAGCACCAGCAGGAGCTTCAGCAAGAGGGAGCGATGGGAATGCCGGCGATAGACTTCCCCGGGCAGGCAGCGGCGCGAATGCCAGCTAGGGCGCATCGTTCTCCCCGCCGGCATCTTCATCGCCGATGTACATGTAGCCCGCGCCGCGCACCGTCTTCAGATAGCGGGGCCGCTTGGGATCGTCCCCGAGCTTCTGGCGCAAGCGGCTGATCAGCACGTCGATGGAACGGTTGTACGGCTCCCATTCCATGCCCTTGGTGCGATCGAGGATTGAATCCCGATCCATTACCTTGCCCGGGCTGCGCGCGAACAAGGCGAGCACTTCGAATTCCATGGCCGTGAGGTCGGCCGCGCGGCCCGCCACGGTGGCCTCGCGCCGGCGGAAGTCGAGATCCAGGGTCCCATGGTGGATCCGGTCGGGCCCCTTCTCCCCGCCCCCGCCGCGTCGCAGCACCGATTGGATGCGCGCCACCAGCTCGCGCGGCTCGAAAGGCTTGGGCAAGTAATCGTCGGCGCCCAACTCCAGGCCCAGGACCCGATCGGCCACCTCGCCGCGCGCGGTGAGCATGATGATGGGCACCGAGAAATCCCGTCGGATTTCCCGGCACATTTCGAATCCATCCTTATCGGGCAGCATCACGTCCAGGATGATGATATCGGGAATCTCGCGCCGCAGGAAACGGATGGCCTCGTCCGGATGGAAGGCGTTGACGCCTTTCAATCCGAACTTGGCCAGGTAATCGGCGAGCAATTTCCCCAACTTGCGGTCATCGTCGACGATGAGTACGGTTTTCATGATGCGTCCTATATGACCAAAGCGCCCCTACGCGCAAAGGTAGGGACAACGGGCCTCAGTGACAACGGCGATCCAGCTTCTCGAGCTTGGCGGCCAGCTTCTCGCGCTGCGCCGGGGTCAGGATGGCATGGAACTCCGCGAACTCGCCCACCACGAAGCCCCGCAGCTCCTTCATCTTGGCCTCGCGTTCGTCCAGGGCCTGGTTGATCTTGCCGGTATCGACCGAGCTGGCGCGGATCTGGCCGATAAGCAGATCCTTGAGGCCGGCGTGCAGGGCCCGGAAATCGCCCTGCCGCGCCAACAGGGCGGATTTGATGGTATCGAGCTTGGCCTTCTGGGCGGCGTCCAAGCCCAGCTCGGAGGCCACCTTCTTGGCGATCCAATCGGCCCTTTGTTGGGGATTGCTGCGCCATCCGCAGCGGCGATGGCAGCCGCCCAGCAGGCAGGCCGCGCCGACCAGGGCGACGACGGGAACGGCGAAACGGAAAATGCGACGTAAAAGCATGGGTCTCCTCCAGGTTACCGGCTACTTGCCGGGGACGGTTTCCGGGTTCTCCGCGGAGCGGAGGCGAGGCGCTAAGCCGAGCCTCCATTCCGCCGGGATCCCTTTTGGTCCTGGGTAGAAGATACGGGGCGCAGGTAAGCCCCCCTTGTCGCGGCTGTAACGGATTGTAACGGATTCCGATGGGCAGGGCCGGCGGGCCGGCGCGCCCGTTGAAGGCCTCGGGGGCAAAAGGTTTTTTAGAAGGAAGCAGCAGTTATGGAGGTAAGCCATGCCCGAACGTAAAACCCCGCCCGCCTCGGGCGACCGTAAATCCAAAAAGGTCCGCTATGCCGTGGTCGGCCTCGGATACTTCGCCCAAGAGGCCATTTTGCCCGCCTTCGCCAACGCGAAGAAGAATAGCGAACTGGCCGCCCTCGTATCGGACGATCCCGAGAAGCTCAAGAAGCTGGGCCGCAAGTACGGCGCGCAATCGGGATTCGGTTACGACCGCTACGACGAATTGCTCGCCAGCGGCGAGATCGACGCCGTGTACATCGCGCTTCCGAACGATCTGCATAAGGATTTCGCCGTACGCTCCGCCAAGCAGGGCATCCATGTCCTCTGCGAAAAACCCCTCGCGTTGTCCGATCGAGATTGCGAGGAGATGATCCGCGCCGCCAACGAGCATCACGTGCGGTTGATGACCGCCTACCGGTTGCACTTCGAGCCCGCCAACCTGAAGGCCATCGAGGCCATCAAGTCCGGGGCCATCGGGGAGCCGCGCTTCTTCAACAGCTCTTTCTCCATGCAGGTGAAGGACGATAATATCCGCGTGAAGACCGAGCGCGGGGGCGGCCCTACCTGGGACCTGGGCGTCTACTGCGTGAACGCGGCCCGCTACCTTTTCCAGGACGAGCCCATCGAGGTGGTCGCGCGCATGGCCAGCAAGAAGGACGACCCGCGCTTCCATGAAGTGGAGGAAATCAGTTCCGCCATCCTCACCTTCCCGGGGGACCGCCAGGCCACCTTCACCTGCGGCTATAATGGCGCCGACTTATCCTGGTATAGCGTGACGGGAACCGAAGGCTACGTCTGCCTGGACAACGCATACGATTACGCGATGCCGACGACCCTGGAAATATCCAAGCAAGGCAAATCGAAATCCAAGGAGTTCGGGAAACGGGATCAGGTGGCCCCGGAGATCCTCTACTTCTCGGACTGCATCCTTAGCGGGAAGGAGCCCGAGCCCTCGGGCTTGGAAGGCTTGGCCGACGTGCGCGTGATCCGGGCCATCCACGAGTCGGCGCGCACGGGCAAGCCGGTGGCCTTGGAACATTTCGAAAAGCGCTCGCGGCCCGCCGGGGACATGGCCGCCAGCAAGCCTCCGGCCGAGCAAGAGGACTTGTTCCATGCCGAGGCGCCTACGCGAGGATAGGACCGACGCGCCATTGGAGCTCTATACGAAGCGCCAATGGCGCGCAATCCCACGCGGCCCGATGGCGTACCATCGCAGGTCCGGTCTTCGACCCCGGCCCGATTACTAACTTTGGCATGCCATGGCCGAGCCGATCCTCACCTACGCAATCATCGCCCTGAACGTGGCGATTTCATTTTGGGGGTTTTCCTCCTTGCGGGCCGGCAGCTTTCGCCGTTTCGTTTTCGCGCCCCATGAAGTGAGACGGGGCCATAACCTGCTCGGCATGCTGCTCTCGCATTTCTCCCATGCGGACGCGTGGCATCTTTTCTTCAACATGCTCACCCTCTACGTATTCGGCCGCGTGACGGAAGCGGGCCTGGGGACGAACATGTTGATCATTTACGTCGCGGCGGGTTTGGCGGGCAATCTGCTCATCCTGCTCTTGCGCGGAAGCGACCCGGGATACCGCGTCCTGGGGGCCAGCGATTCCGTCACCGCCATCCTCTTCGCCGCCATCGTACTGCGCCCGGAGATGTCCATCCAATTCCTGGTGATCCCCATCCCCATTCCCGCGCCGATATTCGCGGTGATTTACATCGCCTACACCAGCTTCCTGCTCGACAAGGGCATCGGAAACGTTTCCCACGAAGGCCATCTGGCCGGGGCGTTGACGGGGCTGATCCTCGGAGGGTGGCTGGCTCCCGATCATTTCGCGCCGCTACTCGAGCGCGTCCACCGACTGATCCATTGAGCGCTCCGCCATCCGCCTGGGGCCGCGCCTTCGCCGCGGCTCACGCCAATATGATCCCCGGACTGGTACTGCAAGCCTTCGCTATCGCGCTGGTCGCCGCCTATTACTGGCACGCCCCCACGCGGTCGGCCTTGGATGGCTTGGCGGCGGTGAAATCCCGCTTCGGGTACGCCTATAGCATGCTTTCCACCGCCCTCTTCGGGGGCGCGATCCCTTTCCTATACATGCGCTTGAACTCAGGTACCCGCAAAGTTACCCCCGGCTCGCACGGCCCGTTCTACCTGGCCTTCTGGGCTTATAAGGGATTCGAGGTGGACTTGTTCTACCGCATCCAGGGTTGGCTTTTCGGGAACCTTCCCACGCCCCGGACGATCGCCGAAAAGGTCGTGGTGGACCAATTCGTCTACTGCGTACTGATCTCCATGCCCTTCACGGTCATCGCCTTCTTTTGGAAAGACACCGGCTTCGATTGGAAAAGGCTGCGCGCCCTTAACCTTCCCGGCTTCCTGAAAGCGACCCTGCCGGTGGCGCTGCTCGGGACTTGGATCGTCTGGATCCCGGCGGTAACGGTCATCTATTGCCTTCCGCCCGCCTTGCAGATCCCGTTGTTCAATATCGTGCTCTGCTTCTACGCCCTCATGATCGCGGCGCTGAATGCCCGCAACGCGGTCGTCGGCTCCGCCGTCACCCCGGTTCCCTGATCGCCCCGCCCGGCCCTCAAGTCCGCTCGAAGAGGAACGCGTTCCCCTGCTTTCCCACACGGCGGATCAACCCCATGCGGTCCAGGCAATACGTCATGCGCGCGATGCGGAAAGGGGGCTGCTTCAGCTCCCGGGCAATCTCCTTGTTGGTCGACGGCCCGGTCCATGCGTGCGGCAGCACCTTGAGGAAATCCTCCGGCTGCCGGAATACATGGATTCCGCTTACGTCCAAGAGCAGGTGATCGCGAATGCTCGTCCCTTTGCGGCGCCAACTCCCTCGCCCGTCTTCGCAACGGAGTTCTTCTTCCTTCACCAGCACCACCTCGATTGAGAAGCGCGGGTTGAGGAAGAAATGCGGGAAGCTGACCAACTCGTCGAATAAATCGTAGACCGTGCCGCGCTTAGGCGACTTGCGCCGCGCCACGACGGTGACGCCATCGGCGGAGAGTCGCGTTATCCATTTCTCGGCCGCGACGGGATGCACCACCCGCACCGGACGGCATTCGAGCAAGGCGGCCACCTTCCGTTTCATGCCCCCGAAATTCCCCGTCTGGATTTCGATGACTTCGTCCCCGCGGCGGATGTCCACCCAATATTCCCCGACCTTCTCCTCGACGCAATCGCCAGGCTCGGCATACAAGCGCTTGAGCCGGGCGTGCAGGGACCGCT
Protein-coding sequences here:
- a CDS encoding response regulator transcription factor, with amino-acid sequence MKTVLIVDDDRKLGKLLADYLAKFGLKGVNAFHPDEAIRFLRREIPDIIILDVMLPDKDGFEMCREIRRDFSVPIIMLTARGEVADRVLGLELGADDYLPKPFEPRELVARIQSVLRRGGGGEKGPDRIHHGTLDLDFRRREATVAGRAADLTAMEFEVLALFARSPGKVMDRDSILDRTKGMEWEPYNRSIDVLISRLRQKLGDDPKRPRYLKTVRGAGYMYIGDEDAGGENDAP
- a CDS encoding periplasmic heavy metal sensor, with the protein product MLLRRIFRFAVPVVALVGAACLLGGCHRRCGWRSNPQQRADWIAKKVASELGLDAAQKAKLDTIKSALLARQGDFRALHAGLKDLLIGQIRASSVDTGKINQALDEREAKMKELRGFVVGEFAEFHAILTPAQREKLAAKLEKLDRRCH
- a CDS encoding Gfo/Idh/MocA family oxidoreductase produces the protein MPERKTPPASGDRKSKKVRYAVVGLGYFAQEAILPAFANAKKNSELAALVSDDPEKLKKLGRKYGAQSGFGYDRYDELLASGEIDAVYIALPNDLHKDFAVRSAKQGIHVLCEKPLALSDRDCEEMIRAANEHHVRLMTAYRLHFEPANLKAIEAIKSGAIGEPRFFNSSFSMQVKDDNIRVKTERGGGPTWDLGVYCVNAARYLFQDEPIEVVARMASKKDDPRFHEVEEISSAILTFPGDRQATFTCGYNGADLSWYSVTGTEGYVCLDNAYDYAMPTTLEISKQGKSKSKEFGKRDQVAPEILYFSDCILSGKEPEPSGLEGLADVRVIRAIHESARTGKPVALEHFEKRSRPAGDMAASKPPAEQEDLFHAEAPTRG
- a CDS encoding rhomboid family intramembrane serine protease; amino-acid sequence: MAEPILTYAIIALNVAISFWGFSSLRAGSFRRFVFAPHEVRRGHNLLGMLLSHFSHADAWHLFFNMLTLYVFGRVTEAGLGTNMLIIYVAAGLAGNLLILLLRGSDPGYRVLGASDSVTAILFAAIVLRPEMSIQFLVIPIPIPAPIFAVIYIAYTSFLLDKGIGNVSHEGHLAGALTGLILGGWLAPDHFAPLLERVHRLIH